The following coding sequences lie in one Danio rerio strain Tuebingen ecotype United States chromosome 3, GRCz12tu, whole genome shotgun sequence genomic window:
- the clec19a gene encoding C-type lectin domain family 19 member A, producing MHTHTHTPDLNLISLALNMHCWELFLALLFSGFSAWALPSTNIKITQALPMQLSDSNQPVTCPLFWTEFEGYCYRFFPLNRTWAEADLYCAEFSNGHKSAKLTSVHSWEENVFVYDLVNSRMPGIPTDIWIGLHDRRQEGTMEWTDGSPFEYSYWDGNQPDDGIHRIPEEEDCVEIWYRQNSALRSWNDNNCDKAFPFVCKIPTLEN from the exons atgcacacacatacacacactccagaTCTCAATCTCATCTCTCTTGCATTAAACATGCACTGTTGGGAATTGTTTTTAGCCCTACTGTTCAGCGGCTTCTCAGCGTGGGCTCTGCCTTCAACTAACATCAAGATCACACAAG CATTGCCTATGCAGCTCTCAGACTCAAACCAGCCTGTGACATGTCCACTGTTCTGGACTGAATTTGAGGGTTACTGTTACCGCTTCTTTCCCCTGAACCGCACATGGGCTGAGGCAGATCTGTACTGCGCTGAGTTCTCAAACGGACACAAATCTGCCAAACTCACCTCTGTCCACAG CTGGGAAGAAAATGTGTTTGTCTACGATCTTGTGAACAGCCGTATGCCAGGAATTCCAACAGATATTTGGATTGGCCTGCATGACAGAAGACAG GAGGGCACTATGGAGTGGACAGATGGGTCACCCTTTGAGTACAGTTACTGGGATGGAAATCAGCCAGATGATGGGATTCATCGCATCCCTGAGGAGGAGGACTGTGTGGAGATTTGGTACAGACAAAACAGTG CTCTGAGGTCTTGGAATGACAACAACTGCGATAAGGCTTTTCCATTCGTCTGTAAGATTCCAACCCTGGAAAACTAA
- the clec19a gene encoding C-type lectin domain family 19 member A isoform X3: protein MCSTPGGLQAMQENEAKALLFSGFSAWALPSTNIKITQALPMQLSDSNQPVTCPLFWTEFEGYCYRFFPLNRTWAEADLYCAEFSNGHKSAKLTSVHSWEENVFVYDLVNSRMPGIPTDIWIGLHDRRQEGTMEWTDGSPFEYSYWDGNQPDDGIHRIPEEEDCVEIWYRQNSALRSWNDNNCDKAFPFVCKIPTLEN, encoded by the exons CCCTACTGTTCAGCGGCTTCTCAGCGTGGGCTCTGCCTTCAACTAACATCAAGATCACACAAG CATTGCCTATGCAGCTCTCAGACTCAAACCAGCCTGTGACATGTCCACTGTTCTGGACTGAATTTGAGGGTTACTGTTACCGCTTCTTTCCCCTGAACCGCACATGGGCTGAGGCAGATCTGTACTGCGCTGAGTTCTCAAACGGACACAAATCTGCCAAACTCACCTCTGTCCACAG CTGGGAAGAAAATGTGTTTGTCTACGATCTTGTGAACAGCCGTATGCCAGGAATTCCAACAGATATTTGGATTGGCCTGCATGACAGAAGACAG GAGGGCACTATGGAGTGGACAGATGGGTCACCCTTTGAGTACAGTTACTGGGATGGAAATCAGCCAGATGATGGGATTCATCGCATCCCTGAGGAGGAGGACTGTGTGGAGATTTGGTACAGACAAAACAGTG CTCTGAGGTCTTGGAATGACAACAACTGCGATAAGGCTTTTCCATTCGTCTGTAAGATTCCAACCCTGGAAAACTAA
- the clec19a gene encoding C-type lectin domain family 19 member A isoform X2, producing MSDMKWSKNELQPDREEKQALLFSGFSAWALPSTNIKITQALPMQLSDSNQPVTCPLFWTEFEGYCYRFFPLNRTWAEADLYCAEFSNGHKSAKLTSVHSWEENVFVYDLVNSRMPGIPTDIWIGLHDRRQEGTMEWTDGSPFEYSYWDGNQPDDGIHRIPEEEDCVEIWYRQNSALRSWNDNNCDKAFPFVCKIPTLEN from the exons CCCTACTGTTCAGCGGCTTCTCAGCGTGGGCTCTGCCTTCAACTAACATCAAGATCACACAAG CATTGCCTATGCAGCTCTCAGACTCAAACCAGCCTGTGACATGTCCACTGTTCTGGACTGAATTTGAGGGTTACTGTTACCGCTTCTTTCCCCTGAACCGCACATGGGCTGAGGCAGATCTGTACTGCGCTGAGTTCTCAAACGGACACAAATCTGCCAAACTCACCTCTGTCCACAG CTGGGAAGAAAATGTGTTTGTCTACGATCTTGTGAACAGCCGTATGCCAGGAATTCCAACAGATATTTGGATTGGCCTGCATGACAGAAGACAG GAGGGCACTATGGAGTGGACAGATGGGTCACCCTTTGAGTACAGTTACTGGGATGGAAATCAGCCAGATGATGGGATTCATCGCATCCCTGAGGAGGAGGACTGTGTGGAGATTTGGTACAGACAAAACAGTG CTCTGAGGTCTTGGAATGACAACAACTGCGATAAGGCTTTTCCATTCGTCTGTAAGATTCCAACCCTGGAAAACTAA
- the clec19a gene encoding C-type lectin domain family 19 member A isoform X4: MQLSDSNQPVTCPLFWTEFEGYCYRFFPLNRTWAEADLYCAEFSNGHKSAKLTSVHSWEENVFVYDLVNSRMPGIPTDIWIGLHDRRQEGTMEWTDGSPFEYSYWDGNQPDDGIHRIPEEEDCVEIWYRQNSALRSWNDNNCDKAFPFVCKIPTLEN; encoded by the exons ATGCAGCTCTCAGACTCAAACCAGCCTGTGACATGTCCACTGTTCTGGACTGAATTTGAGGGTTACTGTTACCGCTTCTTTCCCCTGAACCGCACATGGGCTGAGGCAGATCTGTACTGCGCTGAGTTCTCAAACGGACACAAATCTGCCAAACTCACCTCTGTCCACAG CTGGGAAGAAAATGTGTTTGTCTACGATCTTGTGAACAGCCGTATGCCAGGAATTCCAACAGATATTTGGATTGGCCTGCATGACAGAAGACAG GAGGGCACTATGGAGTGGACAGATGGGTCACCCTTTGAGTACAGTTACTGGGATGGAAATCAGCCAGATGATGGGATTCATCGCATCCCTGAGGAGGAGGACTGTGTGGAGATTTGGTACAGACAAAACAGTG CTCTGAGGTCTTGGAATGACAACAACTGCGATAAGGCTTTTCCATTCGTCTGTAAGATTCCAACCCTGGAAAACTAA